From a single Sediminibacterium sp. KACHI17 genomic region:
- a CDS encoding peptide chain release factor 3 — MKYEKEINRRKTFAIISHPDAGKTTLTEKLLLFGGAIQTAGAVKSNKIKKHATSDFMEIERQRGISVATSVMSFEYKDILINLLDTPGHKDFAEDTYRTLTAVDSVILVVDSVNGVEDQTRRLMEVCRMRDTPVIVFINKMDRDGKNRFDLLEEIEKELHISLHPMTWPINSGKEFKGVYNLHDKNLRLFTASTKADDDDTIAIDDLSSSLLDEKVGEKDAAQLREDVELIDGVYGELKVDDYLTAKIAPVFFGSAVNNFGVKEMLDTFIRIAPVPRSRNTSSRTIEVGEDKFSGFIFKIHANLDPKHRDRIAFMRVCSGKFERNKYYHHVRLDKDMRFSNPYTFMARSKDVIEDAYAGDVVGLFDTGNFKIGDTLTEGESFYFTGIPTFSPEIFKELVNKDPMKTKQLEKGISQLTDEGVAQLFTQYGGTKKIIGCVGELQFEVIQYRLLQEYGAACEFRTLPFYKACWLTSNDAKKLEDFLRFKQQNSAEDKDGHPVYLAQSEWFLNTEITNNPDISFHFSSEIHK; from the coding sequence ATGAAGTACGAAAAAGAGATCAACCGTCGTAAGACCTTCGCTATTATTTCCCACCCCGATGCGGGTAAGACCACGCTTACAGAGAAATTACTGTTATTTGGTGGCGCTATCCAAACAGCAGGAGCTGTTAAGAGCAATAAGATCAAGAAGCATGCGACTTCTGATTTCATGGAGATCGAGCGACAAAGAGGTATCTCTGTAGCTACTTCTGTGATGTCATTTGAGTATAAGGACATATTGATCAATCTTCTGGATACGCCTGGACACAAAGATTTCGCAGAAGATACCTATCGAACGCTGACGGCGGTAGATAGCGTTATTCTGGTAGTAGACAGTGTGAATGGGGTGGAAGACCAGACCCGAAGACTGATGGAAGTTTGTAGAATGCGTGATACACCCGTGATCGTTTTTATCAATAAAATGGATCGCGATGGTAAGAACCGCTTTGATCTACTGGAAGAAATTGAAAAAGAATTACACATCTCTCTTCATCCTATGACCTGGCCGATCAATAGTGGTAAGGAGTTCAAAGGCGTGTATAATCTGCACGATAAAAACCTGCGCTTATTTACGGCCAGCACAAAAGCGGATGATGATGATACCATCGCGATCGATGATCTGTCCTCTTCTTTATTGGATGAAAAAGTAGGAGAAAAAGATGCTGCACAATTAAGAGAAGATGTGGAGTTGATCGATGGTGTTTATGGAGAACTAAAAGTGGATGATTATCTGACCGCTAAAATCGCCCCTGTATTTTTTGGTAGTGCAGTGAATAATTTCGGTGTCAAAGAAATGCTGGATACATTTATCCGAATAGCACCTGTTCCACGCAGCAGAAATACTTCTTCACGTACCATCGAAGTGGGAGAAGATAAATTCAGTGGTTTTATCTTCAAGATACATGCCAACCTAGATCCTAAACACCGCGACCGTATTGCTTTTATGCGTGTATGTAGCGGAAAATTTGAGCGTAATAAATACTATCATCATGTTCGTCTGGACAAAGACATGCGTTTCAGCAATCCATATACATTCATGGCTCGCAGTAAAGATGTGATCGAGGATGCTTATGCTGGTGATGTAGTGGGTTTATTCGATACCGGTAATTTCAAGATCGGTGATACACTGACTGAAGGCGAAAGTTTCTATTTCACCGGTATTCCAACTTTTTCTCCTGAGATATTTAAGGAATTGGTGAATAAAGACCCGATGAAGACCAAGCAATTGGAAAAGGGTATTAGTCAGTTGACAGATGAAGGGGTTGCGCAATTATTTACACAATATGGTGGTACGAAAAAAATCATTGGTTGCGTAGGAGAGCTTCAGTTTGAAGTGATACAGTATCGTTTGTTACAAGAGTACGGAGCTGCTTGTGAGTTCAGAACCTTGCCTTTTTATAAAGCTTGCTGGCTGACCAGTAATGATGCGAAAAAGCTGGAAGATTTTCTGCGATTCAAACAACAAAATTCAGCTGAAGATAAAGACGGACATCCCGTATACCTGGCACAAAGTGAATGGTTCTTGAATACAGAGATCACGAATAATCCTGATATCAGTTTTCATTTCTCTAGCGAGATCCATAAATAA
- a CDS encoding HAMP domain-containing sensor histidine kinase, which produces MKNVYRFFSRPGFLSTNYTMKFLFIAFIGVHIPLIVLIMAITFDWTPLEGWNIIIVALLATLVATGGTLYLLRGLLWPLHEAKKALSDYTGKKIIPSLPLHYSDEAGQLLQQVQLTIDSMDGLLKERKDLLALLSHDLRTPFAQISQIGSLIQSEKNQDHIQQYGMLIHKTATEQLRFIQDMVMILEGGNGEHQSHVYESLKIDQVIGMAIDSQHVSALSKQIQIVKHEIADVAVKCNRRLLSQAISNIIGNAIKFSHRGGEIIIKVHLFSGHIHILIADKGVGFESGKAELIFQKFTPEGQSGTEGEISAGIGLYLTRKIIQNHGGMIAAFSEGKNKGAVFTIQLPIAS; this is translated from the coding sequence ATGAAGAATGTTTACCGGTTTTTCTCCAGACCCGGATTCCTATCCACCAATTATACCATGAAGTTTTTATTCATTGCATTTATTGGTGTGCACATTCCATTGATCGTACTGATCATGGCAATCACTTTTGATTGGACACCTTTAGAAGGGTGGAATATTATCATTGTTGCTTTATTGGCCACTTTGGTTGCTACCGGAGGTACATTGTATTTATTACGTGGATTGCTATGGCCTTTACATGAAGCCAAAAAAGCATTATCAGATTATACCGGAAAGAAAATAATCCCTTCTCTCCCTTTACATTATTCAGATGAGGCAGGACAATTACTGCAACAAGTACAGTTGACCATTGACTCAATGGATGGTTTATTAAAAGAAAGAAAAGATCTGCTGGCTTTATTATCGCATGATCTACGAACGCCATTTGCACAGATCAGCCAGATCGGGTCATTGATACAATCAGAAAAAAATCAGGATCACATTCAACAGTATGGAATGCTGATTCATAAAACAGCAACTGAACAACTACGTTTTATCCAAGATATGGTCATGATCCTCGAGGGAGGAAATGGTGAGCATCAATCGCATGTATATGAAAGTTTGAAGATCGATCAGGTGATTGGGATGGCCATCGATTCTCAACATGTATCGGCACTGTCGAAACAAATACAAATCGTTAAACATGAGATTGCGGATGTGGCTGTAAAATGTAATCGTCGGTTATTATCACAAGCGATTTCAAATATTATTGGAAACGCCATCAAATTTTCACACAGAGGCGGAGAAATCATTATAAAAGTCCATTTATTCAGCGGACATATTCATATCCTGATCGCTGATAAAGGCGTAGGATTTGAGTCTGGTAAGGCAGAACTCATTTTTCAAAAATTCACACCCGAAGGTCAGTCAGGTACAGAGGGTGAGATCTCAGCGGGAATAGGCCTCTATCTGACACGTAAGATCATACAAAACCATGGCGGAATGATCGCAGCATTTAGCGAAGGAAAAAATAAGGGCGCCGTATTCACCATCCAGCTACCAATTGCCAGTTGA
- a CDS encoding GNAT family N-acetyltransferase codes for MFDTNQLVVSRFEEAHQADFFALNSHPEVMRYIRPVKSEEECRAFLIENIRLYRDGSVIGRYHVAEKNTASFVGTFSILMMPDRDAYHIGYALMPWAQGRGWAKELVIKGIQWFFEQTDQHQLFAITEPENIASAIVLQKTGFTIQESIEQRGTLLDVYCIHRNL; via the coding sequence GTGTTCGATACTAATCAATTGGTAGTCAGTCGATTTGAGGAAGCCCATCAGGCTGATTTTTTTGCGTTAAATAGTCATCCAGAAGTGATGCGGTATATCCGTCCGGTTAAATCAGAAGAGGAATGCAGGGCCTTTCTTATCGAGAATATTCGACTATATCGCGATGGTTCTGTCATTGGGCGCTATCATGTAGCTGAAAAAAATACCGCTTCTTTTGTTGGTACATTCTCAATCCTGATGATGCCCGATCGGGATGCTTATCATATCGGTTATGCACTTATGCCTTGGGCACAGGGACGGGGTTGGGCAAAAGAGCTGGTAATCAAAGGCATTCAATGGTTTTTTGAGCAAACGGATCAACACCAGCTTTTTGCCATCACAGAGCCTGAAAATATAGCTTCAGCAATTGTTTTACAAAAGACGGGCTTTACGATTCAGGAATCCATCGAACAAAGGGGTACATTATTAGATGTGTATTGCATCCACAGGAATTTGTAA
- the rimO gene encoding 30S ribosomal protein S12 methylthiotransferase RimO, whose protein sequence is MKSKTLKKDKVNIITLGCSKNLVDSEVLSGQLSANDIDVVHENTKLDHNIVVVNTCGFIDKAKEESINTILDQVELKRRGKLDKVYVTGCLSERYRGDLEAEMPEVDAWFGTMELPLILKKFEADYKSELLGERLLSTPQHYAYMKISEGCNRTCSFCAIPLMRGQHVSKPIEELVAEAESLVKKGVKEIMLIAQELTYYGLDIYKKRELPRLLNALADVKGLEWIRLHYAYPSKFPLEVLDVMRERDNICKYLDMPLQHASNNMLKAMRRNITREEMSELIQQIRERVPGICLRTTLIAGFPGETEEDVEELKDFLREHRFDRVGIFSYSHEENTSAYDLEDNISEEEKAERAQEVMEVQQEISYEKNQEKIGKIFKVLIDKKEAGRYLGRTEFDSVEVDNEVVVHSSKKLLPGTFVQVKITKAYDYDLEGEVIND, encoded by the coding sequence ATGAAGTCAAAAACACTTAAAAAGGACAAGGTTAATATCATTACACTCGGTTGCAGCAAAAATCTGGTGGATAGTGAAGTACTTAGTGGACAATTAAGCGCCAATGATATTGATGTGGTGCATGAGAATACAAAACTGGATCACAATATTGTAGTAGTGAATACCTGCGGTTTTATCGATAAAGCCAAAGAGGAGAGCATCAATACCATATTAGATCAGGTAGAACTCAAACGCAGAGGGAAACTCGATAAAGTGTATGTTACAGGATGTTTGAGTGAACGATACCGTGGTGATCTGGAAGCCGAAATGCCGGAAGTAGATGCTTGGTTTGGTACGATGGAGTTGCCCTTGATCCTGAAAAAGTTTGAAGCAGATTATAAATCTGAATTATTAGGCGAAAGATTGCTCAGTACCCCTCAGCATTATGCATACATGAAGATCAGTGAAGGTTGTAATCGTACTTGTTCTTTTTGTGCGATCCCTTTGATGCGTGGACAGCATGTCAGCAAACCCATTGAAGAGTTGGTGGCAGAAGCAGAGAGTTTGGTTAAGAAAGGAGTGAAAGAGATCATGCTGATTGCGCAGGAACTGACCTATTATGGATTGGATATTTATAAGAAGAGAGAATTACCTCGTTTGTTGAATGCCTTAGCTGACGTAAAAGGATTGGAATGGATTCGTCTGCACTACGCATACCCCAGTAAATTTCCTTTGGAGGTATTGGATGTGATGCGTGAGCGCGATAATATCTGTAAGTATCTGGATATGCCCTTGCAGCATGCAAGCAATAATATGCTGAAAGCCATGCGAAGAAACATCACCCGAGAAGAAATGAGTGAGCTGATACAGCAGATCAGAGAAAGAGTGCCGGGCATCTGTTTGAGAACCACACTGATCGCCGGTTTCCCGGGCGAAACGGAAGAGGATGTGGAAGAATTAAAAGACTTTCTTCGTGAACATCGCTTTGATCGCGTAGGGATCTTCAGTTATAGCCATGAAGAGAATACCAGTGCCTATGATCTGGAAGATAATATCTCCGAAGAAGAAAAAGCTGAACGAGCACAGGAAGTGATGGAAGTACAGCAAGAGATCAGTTATGAAAAGAACCAGGAGAAGATCGGAAAGATATTTAAAGTACTGATCGATAAAAAAGAAGCCGGACGTTACTTAGGTCGTACTGAATTTGATAGTGTTGAAGTAGATAATGAAGTAGTGGTGCATTCTTCAAAAAAATTACTGCCGGGTACTTTTGTACAAGTAAAGATCACCAAGGCTTATGATTATGATCTTGAAGGAGAAGTGATCAACGATTAG